In Oscillatoria sp. FACHB-1406, one DNA window encodes the following:
- a CDS encoding glycosyltransferase family 61 protein, translating to MYQELLQPHLISRALPKGFESTVHWKFREAEKHDSPHTFIAELKNARVWGRNGAVITSDNCLLTDVSREFGEKPPWEHSIFERLQLPEPYFLDGTAVVLSAAGGEGYFHWLLEVLPRLHLLSLADISFDSIDAFIVNSQETSYQQETLARLGVPADKIVTSDRFPHLKAERLLVPSLPGITGNPPSWVCEFLRDRFLPEERLSPTRRIYIQRPQEVDRRRVVNEPQTLELLSRFGFEPVKFELLSVAEQARIVASSEAIIGPHGAGLSNLVFGTPKTKVIEVFNPSYVNVCFWAISDRIGADYYYLLSDDPKPKEDENPCLPKANIRMPLDRLEKALEQLFSRSRV from the coding sequence ATGTATCAAGAACTTCTTCAGCCCCACCTGATTAGCCGAGCGTTACCGAAAGGTTTTGAGTCTACAGTTCATTGGAAATTCAGAGAAGCTGAAAAGCACGATTCTCCACATACCTTTATAGCCGAACTGAAAAATGCTCGGGTCTGGGGGAGAAACGGTGCAGTTATAACCAGCGATAACTGCCTTCTAACCGATGTATCGAGGGAGTTTGGGGAAAAACCTCCGTGGGAGCATTCGATTTTTGAACGCTTGCAACTGCCCGAACCATACTTTTTAGATGGGACTGCTGTTGTTTTAAGTGCAGCCGGTGGAGAGGGTTACTTCCATTGGCTGTTAGAGGTTTTGCCGCGCCTCCACCTACTATCTTTAGCAGATATTTCCTTTGACTCTATCGATGCTTTCATCGTCAACAGTCAGGAAACCTCATACCAACAAGAGACGTTAGCACGGCTAGGGGTTCCTGCTGACAAAATCGTAACGAGCGATCGCTTTCCTCATCTTAAAGCCGAACGACTCCTGGTTCCCTCCTTACCTGGAATTACGGGCAACCCTCCTTCATGGGTGTGCGAGTTCTTACGCGATCGATTTCTGCCCGAAGAACGGTTATCCCCAACGAGACGAATTTATATCCAGCGCCCCCAAGAGGTCGATCGCCGTCGAGTGGTGAATGAACCTCAAACGCTGGAATTGTTAAGTCGGTTTGGCTTTGAACCTGTTAAGTTCGAGCTATTGTCCGTGGCAGAACAAGCGCGTATCGTTGCTTCATCGGAAGCGATTATCGGCCCTCACGGTGCGGGACTCAGCAATCTCGTTTTTGGAACCCCGAAAACCAAAGTCATAGAAGTTTTTAACCCCAGTTATGTCAACGTTTGTTTCTGGGCAATAAGCGATCGCATTGGTGCTGATTATTATTACCTACTCAGCGACGACCCCAAACCGAAGGAGGATGAGAATCCCTGTCTGCCAAAGGCTAACATCCGAATGCCGCTCGACCGATTAGAAAAAGCACTCGAGCAACTATTCTCTCGATCGCGCGTATAA
- a CDS encoding DUF58 domain-containing protein, whose translation MWRNLQERLETRWVNPAYAGLMLGGVALCFFGAASNTMAGWLYAISGGIFALLLVSAILPPRAIASLRVRRLPIAPVSAGDRIAITLEIENPTSQAKHLLQIRDSFPPELAPSEAIAIETLPPRSIHRCLFNPETTRRGVYRWESVELRTGAPLGLFWCRRDRAVPAKAIVYPVVLPLKRCPLIDTLGREATLQAESERRSQIANEGITRTLRPYRQGDPTRLIHWRTSARLGEFQVRELEIVTGGQEIFICLDTPATWPADDFERAAIAAASLYFYASRAQMNVKLWTASTGLLQGDRVVLEALAATQMEEAPSHDLPSRPLIWLSPNANRIETLPLGSRWLLFPASTAVGSLTAVPGIAIDPKQDLAMQLQKSSNLY comes from the coding sequence ATGTGGCGAAATCTTCAGGAACGCTTAGAAACTCGATGGGTTAATCCGGCTTATGCGGGGTTAATGTTAGGGGGGGTTGCGCTCTGTTTTTTTGGGGCGGCTAGCAATACAATGGCCGGGTGGCTGTATGCGATCAGTGGCGGGATTTTTGCGCTGCTGTTGGTGAGTGCGATTCTGCCCCCGCGCGCGATCGCGTCGTTACGAGTGCGCCGTTTGCCGATCGCGCCGGTGAGTGCGGGCGATCGCATCGCCATAACGTTAGAGATTGAAAACCCCACCTCCCAAGCCAAGCACTTACTGCAAATCCGCGACAGTTTCCCACCGGAACTTGCTCCTAGCGAAGCGATCGCGATCGAAACTCTCCCCCCCCGAAGCATTCATCGCTGTCTATTTAACCCCGAAACAACCCGACGCGGCGTTTACCGTTGGGAAAGTGTGGAATTGAGAACGGGCGCGCCCTTGGGCTTATTTTGGTGCCGACGCGATCGCGCCGTTCCCGCCAAAGCGATCGTTTATCCCGTCGTTCTGCCCCTCAAACGCTGCCCCCTCATCGACACCCTCGGGCGCGAAGCCACCTTGCAAGCGGAAAGCGAACGCCGTTCCCAAATAGCCAATGAAGGGATTACCCGAACCCTGCGTCCCTACCGCCAAGGCGATCCCACCCGCCTAATTCACTGGCGCACCAGCGCGCGCTTGGGCGAATTTCAAGTCCGCGAACTCGAAATCGTCACGGGCGGACAAGAAATCTTTATCTGCCTCGATACGCCTGCAACTTGGCCTGCTGACGACTTTGAACGGGCTGCGATCGCCGCAGCATCGCTATACTTCTACGCCAGTCGAGCGCAGATGAACGTCAAACTCTGGACGGCAAGTACGGGATTATTACAAGGCGATCGTGTCGTTCTCGAAGCCCTCGCCGCCACGCAAATGGAAGAAGCACCCAGCCACGATTTGCCCTCCCGCCCCTTAATTTGGCTTTCCCCCAACGCCAACCGCATTGAGACACTCCCTCTCGGTAGTCGTTGGCTGCTATTTCCCGCCTCTACCGCAGTTGGCAGCCTAACCGCCGTTCCCGGAATCGCGATCGATCCCAAACAAGACTTAGCAATGCAACTGCAAAAATCCTCGAACCTTTATTAA
- a CDS encoding acyl-CoA dehydrogenase family protein, whose amino-acid sequence MRPVSSPLPLPISERKLLDRAQTYLQSFVARHAAAIDTDPEVLRVALQGLGDLALLALKVPRAWQGAEFSLSNYYCYQESLARYSGALAFLQTQHQSAGALIARGTNESLKLEFLPRMGTGKVLVGIAFSHLRRPGEPMLRAEPTQGGYQLNGHIPWITGYDFFQDFIVGATLPSGEILYGAMPLREMVQPSGGKLNFSAPLPLIAMESAQTASARVDEWFLPEERVVAIRSPNFLGEQDRKNVLYPSSLALGCARGGLDLLQKVSQQKELPFLEKAYNALDRDWEDCRQQIFDVLASQDTRFELRLELRSRAIDLAGRCARAAVIASGGSASTQSHPAGRIYRESLLFAVSGQTPDLMEAALGQLLPSL is encoded by the coding sequence GTGCGTCCTGTCTCATCTCCTCTACCTTTACCCATCTCCGAACGAAAACTCCTCGATCGCGCCCAAACCTATTTGCAATCCTTTGTTGCTCGCCACGCCGCCGCGATTGACACCGATCCCGAAGTTTTGCGAGTCGCTTTGCAGGGATTAGGCGATCTCGCGCTCCTCGCCCTCAAAGTCCCTAGAGCTTGGCAAGGCGCAGAATTTAGCCTTTCCAACTATTACTGTTACCAAGAATCCCTCGCCCGCTATTCCGGAGCCTTAGCCTTCCTGCAAACCCAGCATCAAAGCGCGGGCGCATTAATCGCGCGCGGCACAAACGAATCCCTCAAACTCGAATTTTTACCCCGGATGGGGACGGGAAAAGTTCTTGTGGGCATCGCTTTTTCTCACTTGCGTCGCCCGGGCGAACCCATGCTGCGAGCAGAACCTACCCAAGGCGGCTATCAACTCAACGGACACATCCCTTGGATAACCGGCTATGACTTCTTTCAAGATTTTATTGTCGGCGCAACCCTCCCCTCCGGCGAAATTCTCTACGGTGCGATGCCATTACGCGAGATGGTGCAACCGAGTGGCGGCAAGCTGAATTTCTCCGCCCCCCTACCCTTAATTGCAATGGAGTCCGCCCAAACCGCGAGCGCGAGGGTAGATGAATGGTTTTTGCCCGAAGAGCGCGTCGTCGCCATTCGCTCGCCGAATTTTCTCGGCGAACAAGACCGAAAAAATGTTTTGTACCCCAGTTCCTTAGCCCTCGGATGCGCTCGAGGGGGGCTAGATCTCCTGCAAAAGGTCAGCCAACAGAAGGAACTTCCGTTTCTGGAAAAAGCCTACAATGCCCTCGATCGCGACTGGGAAGACTGCCGCCAGCAGATTTTTGACGTTTTAGCCTCCCAAGACACGCGCTTCGAGTTACGGTTGGAACTGCGCTCTCGCGCGATCGACCTCGCCGGACGTTGCGCCCGCGCTGCCGTCATTGCCTCGGGCGGTTCTGCTAGCACGCAATCTCACCCCGCCGGACGCATTTACCGGGAAAGCCTTCTTTTTGCCGTCTCCGGGCAAACCCCCGACCTTATGGAAGCCGCTCTCGGTCAGTTGTTGCCTTCCCTGTGA
- a CDS encoding response regulator transcription factor, giving the protein MPRILVIDDDPAITELVSVNLEMAGYDVSQARDGIKGQALAVQLQPDLIVLDLMLPKVDGFTVCQRLRRDDRTAEIPVLMVTALDQTQDKVGGFNAGADDYLTKPFELEEMLARVRALLRRTDRIPQAAKHSEILNYGPLTLIPERFEAIWFDETVKLTHLEFELLHCLLQRHGQTVSPSEILKEVWGYDPDDDIETIRVHIRHLRTKLEPDPRHPKYIKTVYGAGYCLELPSTEQLLADSDSAMA; this is encoded by the coding sequence ATGCCTCGAATACTGGTCATCGATGACGATCCTGCAATTACAGAGTTAGTCTCCGTGAACTTGGAGATGGCTGGATACGACGTGAGTCAAGCTCGGGATGGCATTAAAGGTCAAGCTTTAGCCGTTCAACTTCAGCCAGATTTAATCGTTCTCGATCTAATGTTGCCCAAGGTGGATGGCTTCACCGTCTGCCAGCGCTTGCGCCGAGACGATCGCACGGCGGAAATTCCCGTTTTAATGGTCACCGCTCTCGATCAAACGCAAGATAAAGTCGGCGGATTTAACGCCGGTGCGGACGACTATCTCACGAAACCATTTGAGCTTGAAGAAATGCTCGCGCGGGTGCGCGCCCTATTGCGCCGTACCGATCGCATTCCGCAGGCTGCCAAGCACTCAGAAATTCTCAATTACGGTCCCTTAACTCTGATTCCCGAGCGTTTTGAGGCGATTTGGTTCGACGAAACCGTCAAACTGACCCACTTAGAGTTTGAACTGCTCCATTGCTTGCTGCAACGTCACGGACAAACCGTATCGCCCAGCGAAATCCTTAAAGAGGTTTGGGGTTACGATCCCGACGATGATATCGAAACGATTCGCGTTCATATCCGCCATTTAAGAACAAAATTAGAACCCGATCCCCGCCATCCGAAATACATTAAAACCGTCTACGGCGCGGGATACTGCCTGGAATTGCCCAGCACCGAACAATTGCTCGCCGACTCCGACTCTGCGATGGCTTAA
- a CDS encoding sulfotransferase yields the protein MTLPNFLIIGVQKSGTTSIYNYLKQHPQIYMSPVKETNFLSRDWEKNPATKSQSVAPKIDSFKKYCELFDEVKDEIAIGEASPNYLFHYDISIPLIQRYVPEAKLIAILRDPTERAHSDYLMHIRDAIDTQRRNLLDQIKYSSHTSYTLRKGFYGQQLQHFYDRFDRQKIRVYLYDDLRVDAEKFMQEIYRFLEVDDNYCPDVSRRSQVAKIPKNQTINRILKKQNPLRTTVSSILKAFMPVEMRQTIRSSLIELNSDEKSIVKITPEEREALVEFYRHDILQLQDLIDRDLSAWLKV from the coding sequence ATGACACTCCCCAATTTCTTAATTATTGGCGTTCAAAAATCAGGAACAACCTCGATCTATAACTACCTCAAACAGCACCCACAGATCTACATGAGTCCTGTGAAAGAGACCAATTTTTTATCAAGAGATTGGGAAAAAAATCCCGCAACAAAAAGTCAGTCAGTTGCCCCTAAAATTGACAGCTTTAAAAAATACTGCGAACTCTTTGATGAGGTGAAGGACGAAATCGCGATCGGAGAAGCTTCCCCAAACTATCTTTTTCATTACGATATCTCAATTCCCCTCATTCAGCGTTACGTCCCAGAAGCTAAGCTAATCGCAATTTTACGCGATCCGACCGAAAGAGCGCATTCGGACTATTTGATGCACATCCGGGACGCGATCGATACACAGCGTAGAAACTTATTAGATCAAATTAAATACAGTTCTCATACGTCCTATACTCTCCGCAAAGGATTTTACGGACAACAACTCCAGCATTTTTACGATCGATTCGATCGCCAGAAAATTAGAGTTTATTTGTACGACGACTTGCGAGTTGATGCCGAAAAGTTTATGCAGGAAATCTATCGTTTTCTGGAAGTGGATGATAACTACTGTCCGGATGTATCTCGCCGCTCTCAAGTCGCTAAAATCCCCAAAAATCAAACAATTAATAGAATCTTGAAAAAACAAAATCCGTTGCGAACGACTGTCTCTTCAATCTTGAAAGCATTTATGCCCGTAGAAATGCGGCAAACAATTCGTTCGAGCTTAATTGAATTAAATTCAGATGAGAAGTCTATAGTCAAGATTACTCCAGAAGAGCGAGAGGCACTCGTTGAGTTTTATCGTCACGACATTCTACAGTTGCAGGATTTAATCGATCGCGATCTTTCGGCTTGGTTAAAAGTATAA
- a CDS encoding glycosyltransferase family 2 protein, producing MPEQSWSNQNADEELDPIGSLLSEWSDPEEDEDEFRSDYFRGQEGRRGKAALALITIWGTVIALHLVPWGLGLVMSFTGILLVHGLRLIATQPQPNPEPLAEDALATAPKVSLLIAAKNEEAVIGRLVRMLCNLDYPRDRYEVWAIDDDSSDRTPEILDRLAAEYPQLKVLHRPAGAGGGKSGALNQIIPLITGSIIGVFDADATVTPDMLRRIVTLFDNEKIGAVQMRKAIANDSYNFWTQGQKAEMALDCYFQQQRIAVGGIGELRGNGQFVRREALMSCGGWNEETITDDLDLTIRLHLDRWDIGFCLLPAVNEEGVTGPKALWHQRNRWAEGGYQRYLDYWRLIASNRLDFTKTLDLIAFVLIQYILPTAAIPDLFMVLWRHDLPVLSPLSALMISWAVVAMSVGLYRTQPKDKNLLARLGEIIVQTARGMIYMMHWMVIMPATTGRMSVRPKRLKWVKTVHQGSHEESAEASL from the coding sequence ATGCCAGAACAGTCTTGGTCAAACCAGAACGCCGACGAAGAATTAGACCCAATCGGTTCTCTGTTGTCCGAATGGTCGGATCCAGAAGAAGACGAGGACGAATTTAGAAGTGACTACTTTCGCGGACAAGAAGGACGCAGAGGAAAAGCCGCCCTTGCCCTGATTACCATCTGGGGAACCGTCATTGCGCTACACCTCGTTCCTTGGGGACTCGGACTGGTGATGAGTTTCACGGGAATCCTTTTAGTACATGGCTTGAGGCTAATTGCTACGCAACCGCAACCCAATCCCGAACCCTTAGCCGAAGATGCACTCGCCACCGCTCCTAAAGTTTCTTTACTGATTGCTGCGAAAAATGAAGAGGCAGTAATCGGGCGGCTAGTACGAATGCTCTGCAATCTCGATTACCCGCGCGATCGCTATGAAGTTTGGGCGATAGACGATGATAGCAGCGATCGCACTCCCGAAATCTTAGACCGATTAGCCGCAGAATATCCCCAACTCAAAGTCTTACATCGTCCCGCCGGGGCTGGCGGCGGCAAATCCGGCGCGCTCAACCAAATCATTCCCCTCATTACCGGCAGTATTATCGGCGTATTCGATGCCGATGCAACCGTCACCCCCGATATGCTGCGTCGCATTGTCACCCTCTTCGACAACGAAAAAATTGGAGCCGTGCAAATGCGTAAAGCAATTGCCAACGACTCCTACAACTTTTGGACGCAGGGACAAAAAGCGGAAATGGCGCTCGACTGCTACTTCCAGCAACAACGAATTGCCGTCGGCGGTATCGGCGAACTGCGCGGTAACGGTCAATTCGTCCGCCGCGAAGCCCTCATGAGTTGTGGCGGTTGGAACGAAGAAACCATTACCGACGACCTCGACTTAACCATTCGCTTGCACTTGGATCGATGGGACATCGGCTTTTGCTTGCTTCCCGCCGTTAACGAAGAAGGCGTAACCGGGCCTAAAGCTTTATGGCATCAACGCAATCGTTGGGCAGAAGGCGGTTATCAACGCTATCTCGACTATTGGCGCTTAATTGCCAGCAATCGCCTTGATTTCACTAAAACCCTCGATTTAATCGCCTTCGTTCTCATTCAATATATCCTGCCCACTGCTGCAATCCCCGACTTATTCATGGTGCTGTGGCGGCACGATTTGCCCGTTCTCAGTCCCCTCTCGGCGTTAATGATAAGCTGGGCTGTCGTGGCAATGTCGGTGGGACTGTACCGCACTCAACCCAAGGACAAAAACCTTTTAGCGCGCCTCGGAGAAATTATCGTACAGACAGCGCGCGGGATGATTTATATGATGCACTGGATGGTTATCATGCCCGCAACAACCGGAAGAATGTCGGTTCGCCCGAAGCGCTTGAAGTGGGTGAAGACAGTGCATCAAGGCAGTCACGAGGAGTCAGCAGAAGCGAGCTTGTAA
- a CDS encoding bifunctional sterol desaturase/short chain dehydrogenase, protein MIAPWLATASIGLISILWAEVVRDLYHLLAHYWSPLGRLHNWHHRVFRPDLTPASEAIYRQAHWYNDVPEALVMLLMSGLPVAIAFQLDLPQPWLAGAGSLYTLSFLSTAIARGLGIAGADELTDLTHRPGAFTEPPAPWFVNRTYHWRHHFDNQNAYYCGTLTAIDKIMGTALSLKGKRIAVTGASGSLGKSLLFHLQKKGAKVIALTSQDTPIALPESSEPIQTVVWQAGKEAELSELFEKVDILILNHGINVNGERTPDAIAKSYEINAFSQLRLLELFLTTVRSNKEIATKEVWVNTSEAESNPAFSPLYELSKRTLGDLVTLRRLDAPCTIRKLILGPFKSNLNPIGIMSADWVAKQVVSQATRDARNIIVTINPLTFVTFPLKEFSNSLYFRLFSRGSLPDSN, encoded by the coding sequence ATGATAGCTCCTTGGTTGGCAACGGCAAGTATTGGTTTAATCTCGATTTTGTGGGCGGAAGTGGTGCGCGATCTCTACCATCTCCTTGCCCACTACTGGTCGCCGCTCGGTCGCCTGCACAATTGGCACCATCGCGTTTTTCGCCCCGATCTAACGCCAGCGAGCGAGGCGATTTACCGGCAGGCACATTGGTATAATGACGTACCAGAAGCGCTGGTAATGTTATTGATGAGCGGTTTGCCCGTTGCGATCGCGTTTCAACTGGATCTGCCTCAACCCTGGCTAGCGGGGGCGGGTTCCCTGTATACCTTAAGCTTTTTAAGCACCGCGATCGCGCGCGGATTGGGAATTGCCGGAGCCGACGAACTCACCGATCTTACCCATCGTCCTGGTGCTTTTACGGAGCCTCCCGCGCCTTGGTTCGTGAATCGCACGTATCATTGGCGGCATCATTTTGACAACCAAAATGCCTACTATTGCGGAACGTTGACCGCGATTGATAAAATTATGGGAACTGCCCTTTCGCTCAAAGGTAAACGAATTGCCGTGACGGGCGCTTCGGGAAGTTTAGGGAAATCGCTACTATTTCACCTCCAAAAGAAAGGTGCAAAAGTCATCGCGCTTACTTCTCAAGATACGCCGATCGCGTTACCTGAAAGCAGCGAACCCATTCAAACAGTGGTTTGGCAAGCGGGGAAAGAAGCGGAGTTGAGCGAACTGTTTGAGAAAGTTGATATTTTAATTCTCAATCACGGGATTAACGTGAATGGGGAAAGAACGCCTGACGCGATCGCGAAATCTTATGAAATTAATGCCTTTTCTCAACTACGCTTGCTCGAACTCTTTTTAACCACCGTCCGAAGTAATAAAGAAATTGCTACCAAAGAAGTTTGGGTGAATACCTCCGAAGCCGAATCGAACCCCGCTTTTAGTCCCCTGTACGAACTCAGCAAGCGAACCCTAGGCGATTTAGTCACCCTGCGCCGTTTGGATGCGCCCTGCACGATTCGCAAGCTGATTTTAGGGCCGTTTAAAAGCAACCTGAATCCCATTGGTATTATGTCTGCCGATTGGGTTGCCAAGCAAGTTGTCAGCCAAGCAACGCGCGACGCTCGCAATATTATCGTCACGATTAATCCGCTAACTTTTGTGACTTTTCCTCTGAAAGAATTTAGTAATTCGCTTTATTTTCGCCTGTTTAGTCGGGGTTCTTTACCTGACTCTAATTGA
- a CDS encoding M48 family metalloprotease — protein sequence MTSVPNPSLKAGETALRAGQYEDAIAHFQEVCATELDLALVNRARQALVVAYCRCDRAEDAILLCHELVQDPTPESAWATKTLADLIQRYPEANTLGLVPLQPKQKSKRPAAPRNLAPSFSNAVARAETPQDAAPTVFVPGRQWRNAERAKNWKRMKPTQLWRLWLIQLVCAIALFYLVRFSLEWTLRTFNAILDFLPLLRPIQLFYRNTTYFVLISFFILWIASPWLLDWLLTKLYGMERYSVPKLAGEYPEAAKVVQKMTQQKKLPRPQLAILPTRAPVAMTYGTLPRTARIAISQGLLEQLDDSELAVIYAAQIAQIIHWDFSFTSGAIALLQIPFTLYWQISRQGERLSLKIKNDKLKIKNYPLSIIDTLTLWISAILAAIFYTFYWLWRIPLLWMSRRRQYYSDRLAAEYMGNPNAITRALLKIAIGMADNVREQTQTSWLLESFDLLMPVGHRQALAIGSMPDKTPFREVLAWECSNPYRHWLSSINSHPLIGDRIYVLNRYANYWRLSPEIDLPIYVPPARTLKEKFLKLANCYRALPILQSAVLSALFFGLLLRGIFWGLGYLNERVLSQWMSGSGLIWMYNADNDAIARACLLFAFSLSIFIWINGYFPDVRIAPTRNEPRLQDLLSNPEALPPKSQGVLLTGTLIGREGISNWPIQDLMLQTSSGTIKLHFFTKLGPFGNVFWGLQKPLLKLPLAGLERYIPLYPRPISLIGRQVSVTGWFRRGSTPWIDVDTVRVNDKIVVRSGYPVWVMGLAIVAALRAAWLIWNA from the coding sequence ATGACTTCTGTTCCGAATCCGAGTTTGAAGGCGGGCGAAACAGCGTTACGAGCGGGACAATATGAAGATGCGATCGCGCATTTTCAGGAAGTGTGCGCCACGGAACTGGATCTCGCCCTCGTCAATCGCGCCCGACAAGCTTTAGTCGTGGCTTATTGCCGCTGCGATCGCGCCGAAGATGCCATCCTATTGTGTCACGAACTCGTCCAAGACCCCACCCCCGAAAGCGCTTGGGCGACAAAAACCCTCGCCGACTTAATTCAACGTTACCCGGAAGCCAATACCCTCGGTTTAGTTCCCCTTCAACCCAAACAGAAAAGCAAACGCCCCGCAGCACCCCGCAATCTCGCTCCCTCTTTTTCTAACGCCGTCGCACGCGCCGAAACGCCCCAAGATGCTGCCCCGACAGTTTTCGTACCGGGCAGGCAGTGGCGCAATGCAGAACGGGCGAAGAACTGGAAGCGGATGAAACCGACGCAACTATGGCGGTTGTGGCTAATACAACTGGTTTGCGCGATCGCGTTATTTTACCTCGTCCGCTTCTCCCTGGAATGGACGCTAAGAACCTTTAACGCGATACTTGACTTTTTACCCCTATTGCGCCCCATCCAACTCTTTTACCGCAATACCACCTATTTTGTCCTCATTTCCTTCTTCATCCTCTGGATTGCTTCGCCCTGGTTGCTCGATTGGCTGCTAACCAAACTATACGGAATGGAACGCTACTCAGTTCCCAAACTAGCGGGGGAATATCCCGAAGCAGCGAAAGTGGTGCAGAAGATGACGCAGCAGAAAAAACTGCCTCGCCCGCAACTGGCAATTTTACCCACTCGCGCGCCGGTTGCGATGACTTACGGAACCTTACCCCGCACCGCCCGCATCGCTATCAGTCAGGGATTGCTCGAACAGTTGGACGATTCCGAACTTGCCGTAATTTATGCAGCGCAAATCGCCCAGATTATCCACTGGGATTTTAGCTTTACCTCCGGCGCGATCGCGCTCCTGCAAATTCCCTTTACCCTCTACTGGCAAATTTCCCGCCAAGGAGAACGCCTCAGCTTAAAAATTAAAAATGACAAATTAAAAATTAAAAATTATCCATTATCAATTATCGACACCCTCACCCTTTGGATAAGTGCAATTCTTGCCGCCATTTTTTATACCTTCTATTGGCTGTGGCGCATCCCCTTATTGTGGATGTCGCGCCGAAGACAGTATTATAGCGATCGCCTTGCGGCCGAGTATATGGGCAATCCTAACGCCATTACCCGCGCCCTGTTGAAAATCGCGATCGGTATGGCGGATAATGTGCGCGAGCAGACTCAAACCAGTTGGCTGTTAGAAAGCTTCGATTTATTAATGCCAGTCGGACACCGCCAAGCACTCGCCATCGGCAGTATGCCCGATAAAACGCCCTTTAGGGAAGTTTTGGCGTGGGAGTGCAGCAACCCTTACCGCCATTGGCTTTCTTCGATTAACTCCCACCCCTTAATCGGCGATCGCATCTATGTCCTCAACCGCTATGCTAACTATTGGCGGCTTTCCCCAGAAATCGATCTCCCCATTTACGTTCCCCCCGCCCGCACCCTCAAAGAAAAATTCCTCAAACTCGCCAACTGCTACCGCGCGCTGCCGATTTTGCAAAGTGCGGTGCTTTCTGCCCTCTTTTTTGGACTGTTGCTGCGCGGTATTTTTTGGGGATTGGGCTACCTCAACGAGCGCGTCCTCAGTCAGTGGATGAGCGGCAGCGGCTTAATTTGGATGTACAATGCCGATAACGACGCGATCGCGCGCGCTTGCCTCCTCTTTGCCTTCAGCCTCAGCATCTTCATCTGGATTAACGGTTATTTCCCCGACGTTCGCATTGCCCCCACCCGCAACGAACCGCGCCTCCAAGACTTACTCTCCAACCCCGAAGCACTCCCCCCCAAAAGTCAGGGCGTGCTACTCACCGGAACCCTGATCGGGCGCGAAGGGATTAGCAATTGGCCGATTCAGGACTTAATGCTGCAAACCTCCAGCGGCACAATTAAACTCCATTTTTTCACCAAACTCGGCCCCTTTGGTAATGTTTTTTGGGGACTGCAAAAACCGTTATTGAAGCTGCCCCTCGCTGGGTTAGAACGCTACATTCCCCTGTATCCTCGTCCGATAAGCCTCATCGGGCGACAAGTTAGCGTTACCGGATGGTTTCGACGCGGTAGCACACCTTGGATTGATGTCGATACCGTTCGAGTCAACGATAAAATCGTCGTTCGCAGCGGCTATCCGGTTTGGGTTATGGGTTTAGCGATTGTCGCTGCCCTGCGCGCCGCTTGGCTGATTTGGAACGCTTAA